GTTCAGGCGCTTGAAAACGTAACGAAATTGAAGCGACTGTTAGTGAGACAAAGTCCTGAACGCCTTACCACATTGCTAACAAACTGACTGTTGTCTAAGAAAAATAAGGAGTAGCATCCGGTTTAGAGCGGGAGGCACAAGCTCTAAGACCGACCAGTTTCGAAGGGGGTTGTGTTGAGGCTCTTTCCTTCGCTGTGCCTAATATCAAAATAACACCAAGGTCGGTGGTGTGATCCCCAATTTAAGAAACTTGATAGGCTGTGATACGTTGCAATATTAGCTGCAATATTTCGAAAACTTGTGGGAAATAGAGAAATGGGCTCTAGGAATTTGCTTGGGAAACGCTCGAATTGATGAGGGCTTTCCTAATTGCTTGGGCAGCTACGGCAAGCGAGACTTTATCGGTTTGCCGTAGCTGTTTCGGTGCTCTAAGGGGGGCAGAGCTACTGGCGACGCAGGAGCGCCTGCCAGGTGGCGGGACCGACGACACCATCTGCGGTTAGGCCCGCGTCTTTTTGGGCTGCTTCGACAGCGACTTCGGTTCCTTCTCCGAAGATGCCGTCAACCTCGCCTTGGTATAGCTTGATGGCTTTCAGGCGCTCTTGGAGTTGGGTGACGGCGGGGCCGCGATCGCCCCGCCGCAAAATGGGAAGGGTGACTTCTGCGGGGGCTGCCTCTGGAGCAGGCGCTGAGCCCTCAGAAGTCTCCGGGGGCGCGGGGGCGGCGGCACTCGCAGTGGGATTGGCATCAGGGGCAGCGGGCTGGGGAGTCGCTGGGGGAGTTGCCTGGGGCGTGGTGGGGCCGCGATCGCTCGGGGCAGGTCGCGGAAAGCTGGTGGCGCCGGCAGAAGTGCGGGTATCTGTGGGGGCGATCGCCTCGGAACTGCTGGGCAAGAGACGCCTCCAGGTGGCAGGGCCGACGATGCCATCGGCGGTGAGCCCGGCAGCTTTCTGGAAGTTGGCGACGGCGGCGGCGGTGCCTTCGCTGTAGACTCCGTCCACAGCGCCGGTGTAGTACCCCAACAGTCGCAGCAAAGCCTGCACTTCGGAGACATCAGCCCCCTGGCTGCCTAGCTTCAGGAAGGGACGGTCGATCTGGGGCAGGGGGGCAGAGGAGGATCGGGGCGCGATCGCCTCAGACGCCTCGGAGGGCGGTTCGCTTTGGGCGATCGCGCCTGCGCTGCTCAGACTGCCGATGAGCAGCAGCAAAGCCCATCGCGCTGCCCGGAGAGGGAGCCACAATTTCGCTTGCATTTAGATTTTGCCTCCTCATCGTGAACTCACGTCTAGCCGCAGCACATTTTATCAAACCCCTTTGCATTCATGCTTTTCGGGCAGCTAGCCTGGCGGGTCTGGGGGCCTAACCTGCTGGCTGAAGCAAGGTCATCATCTCGCTTCTATTCATCTCAACACCAAATCAAAGATGATGGTGTGAGGCTTCTGCTGCTTGAGCTAAAGGTGCAGGACGTTCGGGACTTGCGACAAGAGAGAGAGATGCGCTATTCGCTGGTAAGCCGCTTTCAGGGCGCGTTGGTTGGCACGGTGTTGGGAGAGCGAGCGAGGGCTGGGGGCGATCGCCCGCTGAAGGGTGAGCAGCGCTCTGGCTTGCAGGCTCAGCCAGAGCCGATTAGCGCGATCGCCGATCGGCTAACCCGGGGTGCCCAGGCCTTGGTGGAAGGACGAACGGTGATTCCCGACGTGTGGCGATCGCTGCTGGCGGAGCCCCTGCCCGGGGAAAATGAGCCGCCCAGCGCGGCCTTGGCGATCGCCCTCGCCCTGCCCGTGTTCCTGGTGTTCCATGGCAGTCCCTACGAGCGCAGTAGCGCCCTTGAGGCGATCGCGGCGGCTCGGCCAGACCCCGAGTTTTTGGTGGGAGCTACGGTTTGGCTGGAGGCGATCGCCCTGGGACTCACCGATCGCCTAGAACCCCCGACCCTGCTGGCCCACGGCCTCGAAGCGCTGCCAGACTCGCCAGATTCAGCGTCGCTTGCCCCCTTGCGCCAGGCCCTGAACCAGGCGCAAATCTGCCTCAGCACCCAAAAGCCTCTCAACCAAACAGAACGCGCCTTAACGGCCCTGAATCTCGGGCCGACCGGCGGCACTGCGAAGGCGATCGCCCTCGCCGCCGCTCACTTTCTCAGTGCGCCAGACAACCCAGCCCTGCTTCTCGGGCGGCTCCAGCCCCCAACGGCCGATCCGCGAGCCGTAGGCGCT
This genomic stretch from Geitlerinema sp. PCC 7407 harbors:
- a CDS encoding ADP-ribosylglycohydrolase family protein — its product is MRYSLVSRFQGALVGTVLGERARAGGDRPLKGEQRSGLQAQPEPISAIADRLTRGAQALVEGRTVIPDVWRSLLAEPLPGENEPPSAALAIALALPVFLVFHGSPYERSSALEAIAAARPDPEFLVGATVWLEAIALGLTDRLEPPTLLAHGLEALPDSPDSASLAPLRQALNQAQICLSTQKPLNQTERALTALNLGPTGGTAKAIALAAAHFLSAPDNPALLLGRLQPPTADPRAVGALAGGLSGLYNGLSGLPILSRLALAASPSGPTDQLSTLKTAGAALAGVWAGAMDPTEFAAAGQSGLAIAAARVIRPR
- a CDS encoding peptidoglycan-binding protein, translating into MQAKLWLPLRAARWALLLLIGSLSSAGAIAQSEPPSEASEAIAPRSSSAPLPQIDRPFLKLGSQGADVSEVQALLRLLGYYTGAVDGVYSEGTAAAVANFQKAAGLTADGIVGPATWRRLLPSSSEAIAPTDTRTSAGATSFPRPAPSDRGPTTPQATPPATPQPAAPDANPTASAAAPAPPETSEGSAPAPEAAPAEVTLPILRRGDRGPAVTQLQERLKAIKLYQGEVDGIFGEGTEVAVEAAQKDAGLTADGVVGPATWQALLRRQ